The segment AAACTACAGAAGGGATCGAGCCCTTTCACAAAATGAGAAATATATTATTCTTGATCCTGATAGTGTCATAAAAGATTAATGGTAGAATATACATGtgagtgaagaagaagaagatctcCTCCTGacacctgaacttttgtttggtatacatttttaatttttcctaatTTTTGCTAAAAACCATTGTTAATGATAATTaggtcccaatgtcctcaaaccagacaataataaagtcccaatgtcttcacgTGAGTACTTTTTAATGAATAGTGTCTTAGCTTCTTACTGTGGGTCAGATTTGtcgccatatcaaactacaaacattattaatcataaagaaaaatgtgatcaggttttggaccttgtccacttttgtgtcgggaccagctgcagactgacttggcagagatggcggccattttgtttttacattgatAAGTGTATCATGCTCTTATAacaactagatggcacaaaaaaagtgtccacgaacaacGACAGCAGGTCTTAGTTAAGTAGAATTAAGTATATAaagtcaagtaaacccaaaatataatgtccacatatgaggacacagggtctcagggtctcaggaggatatactttattaatcccttaGGGGAAATTCCGTTTTTCCACTCTGATGTCATATGCACACAGGCCTGatacacacgcatgcacaaacaggacctatacatgcttTAAATGGATAGACGTCAGAGCGAGGAGGCTGCTCATGGACAggtgccccgagcagttgggggtttagTGCCTtgttcaagggcacctcggcagtgcccacgaggtgaactggcacctctccagctaccagtccacactccattgTTGGTCTGGATGGAGACTTGAAGtcgcgaccctctggttcccaagataagtccctatggactgagccactgccgccCCTGATTCCCATGTTAtgctatttttatatttctacttTCATCTCAGAAGAAGATATTGTACTCttttactccactgcatttatttgGAAGTAATAGTTAACGTTGCAGATTTCTtctaacagagtatttttaaacTGTTGTATTGATATATttatctgagtacttcttccaccactgcaggAGATACTGTGCACTTTACAGTAACCGATATGAGTTTGGGGACACGTCCATGATCCTGTCAGTGTACCAAACTGATACACCTTTTAATTCTCTGTAAGAGGTCTTTAATCTTTAAGGGCTTCATAATACCCTATTAGTGTAAGACCTGACCGACCCTGCAGTTAATTGAATAATCTACAACACACTGagctggtaaaaaacaacaactataaaaactgtttaaatttcATCTCACCAGAGACATGGTCCTCTTATCCCGGAGAAAGAGTCTCTTCTCGAATGACTCTGTGAGCTCTGGGATGGTGGTGATGCGGTTCTCCGGGATGCCCGACTTGGAGCGGCTGTTTTCATCTGAGGAGGCACGGCGAGCTCTCTGGTGGGGCCTCACCTCCCCCTTCTCCTCCCTGGTTTTGATGTGGCTCGGGCTGGGAGCCATTGTCGCTGTGTGCAGCCTGTTCAGCTTCATGGCGTCTAATTGTGACTGTGGACAATAAGAGCTGTTACACAACTTGTCTATGATGATTCAGTCTCAGCTCAAAGGAAAACAGAAGAGCTGAAAATCTGAAAAGCAACTGTAAGAACATTaaaccagacagacagagacatgaCCATGCTGAGCTTCTGTCTGTGAGTTATGTTAATCTCCCCTAATATTCTTAAGTAACATTCTTGTAAAGCACCACCTAATTATAGGTCTGTGATAATTTACACAACAGCAGTAATCAGATTACACTTATATGTTGCAAAACAGATACGTAGAGGGTGCAGTCAAATTAAAGCAAATGAAAGCACTCTTCATTTCAGAGTGATCATCTTTATGTCCTGATACATTCCTCCCTGAACGCCGTGATGCCTGTGTCATAAAAGTCAGGACTGATTAAAGGGCACTCCAGGGAAGGTACTGGCAGGAGATGTAGCCAAAacatcctacatttcccacagtGCAACTCAACAGCATCTTTAAGTTAGATCCTACTTCCTATGAATCCCAGTTTATTACGTAGAAGTCTACAAACTTAAAACAATGCTTTTAACTTACTTTgattatttctatatttatcaCGATTAGTTGATGTCAAATTGTACAACAGGGCTGAGGAACAGTTTGAGTGCTCTGTTTTTCCCACtccaaatgttaaaaatgatcTGGGGTATACCTATTAAGTATGTATATTGTATTTACTATGTATTTACTTTGCAGATCAATGCAGGCATGTaatataaaacttaaattagtAGCCCGGTCTATTATGGACAGggctttaattccttttacgcAAAACTGTTGCTGAGCAAAGATCAGGGAGGAAATACAATGAAAGTGTTGTGTGAATATAcctgtttaaaaattaggcctTAGTTAATATATTAATTACGAATCTTTCGTTTGttctagctctgacagacagcgcaTCTGAGAGTGAGTTACGgcacccttttgattcttttgatctgaggaccccttacagggtaatcgaggaatggacagtCAAATCTTATCTTTGACGTGATTTATTTTacgttttgtgtctttttttggcaaatgaatTACACTCAAAAAATGAGTGTAGAGAGGTGGAGAGAGTCTGTAAGCAGAAGTGTACAAAAAGAGCAATTACAGTAAATGGACAGTGAGAAGAGAACCAGATGACGCtggtggagggagagaaaatgagaacagaaagaaagaaaaatgatttaAGAAGTGCTTGATTGTACACATTATTTTCTCATGTGTATTGCTGACATGATATccaaatttaatgtttaaatattaCAGTTTATCATCTATACAGCTAATGACATTTGGTACAGCTAAATGTGACctaattcatgtatttttttttttaatttttctttctgCTCTTCCCGGTGAGTTTACTCAGGGTGGGTGGACATGttataaatttttaaaaatggaatcAGTCTAAGTACATGTTCACTGTATTTTGTGcttgtcaaaaaaaacaaacatttaagaacaaataaataagtCTAAAGCTGAGATATGTGTAAAGTCAGAGTAGAAAAGACAAAGCTTAGTGGTTTAAACGTATGTGTAATGTAACTAAGTTCATTAACAGTGTCCAAAAAGACGTCACAGTGCATATCTATCTACTTATGGATTAATAGTTGGGTCATTTGGCTCGTCTGTCCACTAGATCAAATGGTCAGGTTGATCTGTGTTGGCAGAAGCAAATGTTCACACTGACAAAAAGCTGCAGCCATCAGGGCTTTGTTTGACTCCACCTAGGGGCCAATCTATACCAGCATGTGTCATCATGTCTCTCATCAGCTGCTTTTGTCTCACAAAACCTGACAAAGATTTTCTTTCGTTCCTCCAAATGTGAACAAAATATAAGTGTAACTCTAATGATGTAACAGTGTGTTGGACAGAGAACAGGCCCTTGTGACTGATTTAGATTGATCAGGAATAATAAGAactcatgttaaaatgaatatgcctttttttcctttgtgtaATTGTAGTTGTGAAATAGTCAGTAGGAATCATAAGAGCAAATTATGTGTTTATTCTACATGAActataaaaaaaagtgtaattgAACTATAAAAATGATATCATTAATTGActaatttctctttttttggtatttttttgtcatatacagatttgTAATAGTGATTGTTGGGTACTTAAGTTGATATTGTGTAATGTCAAGTGTGTATTTGACCATGTGACGAGACTATACGATGTACAGAAGCTAGTTAAGGTGCAAAATCTGGCActagggcccgtcataatagtGTAGATATTCAGCGCCGCTCTAATGGGGGGAAAAtctttattaaaacacatttattttgttcaatCTTAAACACCCAGGGTATACGTCTACATTTCGGTAAACATCAGTGTTGCTAAATTGCCCTTGACCATACTGAGAACCTGCTGTATGAGCCACAAGTGTGCTGCCGTTTGTCATTGATCTCTGACCTCTCTATGACTGATAAGTTCATTCCCTCATGGCGATGAATAAAGCAGCACAGTGTTCCATAGAGGAGCGCTTACATGCAGCAGTCCATGACTAATACATGTTTTTATAAAAGAATCAAGAGCTCTGTCTATTTCAGGTTGAGATGAATGCTGAATAATATCTTACATTAATGCTTTCATTGTCAGGAAACAGACTTGCAGGTCtgctttcatttaaaaactttctATCATAGTAGTTCCAGAGAACAAACCTCTTCCTAGACACTATTCAAATGCCATTGCCTTTGCCTCCTTAACTGCAAGATGCCTTATACTTACTAAGTGGAAGCAGGAGGTGTCTCCCACACATGCTTAGTGGGCTGGTGATCTCAAGAGTTTTCTACACTTagagaaaataaagtaaaataaaagtgtaCGCTGGGTGGCTCTGCAGGTACATTTTACAGGACGTGGCGACCATTTCTGACATAGTTGATTCTTACTTGGAGCAAATTACAATGTAGATTGGCTGTAGACAACTTTGACTGATGTATAAATCTATTTGTATGAATGCGTGTGTGTACCTTTGTTTACGTTTTGACTTATGTTGCTGTCTGCTAATGTATGTCTAAAATGTGTATCTGCCCTTTTATACATGTGTACTGTCATTTTAgtttagcttttttttccttccttggTGGGGTTGGGGTATGAATATGGACAACATACAAGTGATTGTATTTTGGTATTCCAGTCTGGATATATTACAGCTGTTATGTTGTTGGAAACAaggtaaataaaatgaaaacagtttagTTAAGTCTGCTTTTTGCAGAATATTTGCACACTGTTTGACCTCAGTGACATAAAGGAATCTGAAGACACTCACAGCATTACTAACTCTGTACATTGTAGGTTTTCTGTTACactttttcaataaaaaatgatGTTTCTATGAGTGGCACCTCTGTATAATCAATTTAAACAATAtattggtgaagattctcagtcatccaggtcatggtaatcttaagtgctatatcgtaggcaactggacttaaCTGAGTTCCTTGAAGAGATTTCACCtctccaagaagcttcttcagttctgatgCCTCTTGGATTACTGGTGAAACGCAAGTCCActttaaacagtatttttatctGTGcctgcgtgtgtctgtgtgtttaagtgtgtgctgGGGGAGCATCATGTACTTGTGCATCAGCAGACGTTATTGATGAACTGAAGGCGGTGGAGGTCAGGACACCCTATTACTGAAAACTATAACAGACCTACATAGCCTGCATAGTGCTCATACCAATGTCTGGGTTTCCATATCTGCAGAGTGTATACGTGCATTAATCTACCCTCATTGTCTGCTCAAATATAAACAAGGTCAGCCTTATTTCTTGAATATAGactactgtatgtaacttttAGAAACGTTCTACAATGACATATTGAGTTGTGGTTAACTGCATACAGTAGTTTTTTGTAAAGTTATCTTTAGTTAGTTTTATTAACAAGTTTAAAAAGAGGCAggttgttttaaaatgacagaaactggaaatattgttttgttaaaagtgtcttgctgctgtttatatgttgatgcaaaaacaaaatgtacagtgaacacacatgcatgcgTCTATTCAGTGCTGCTGGTCCTTACCACAGTTGGGAGTGATGCTCTTCGGTCCccttgtgtttttgtggctCTTCTGAAACTGCGCTTCCTGTCCCTGGAGTGTCCACCTTCTGCTCCGTGACCCCAGTAACTACTCATCCATTTTGTGAAGTTACCATCATCATCGTCGTCGTTATCCACAACGAAAGCAGGCAGCAGCCTGAGAGACATGGTGGAGTTGTGCAGGGAGCCTCTGTGTCCAACAAGTCTCAGCTCAGTAGATGAAAGTGTGATCCCAGCCCAGTGGTGCAGAGGGCAGAGACAACACTGAGCTGACCTACTAAGCCTCTGACTGACTGGCTGCTCTACTACAAAACTCTGTCCCACAAGGCAAAGGTAACTTACTTCATTTAGATCCCTGTGCAGTTCTAAGCACTGTGGCTGTAGTTGTGTTATTCTCGGAAGAtccaaaaataaacagcagagcTTTTGCTTGAGTCTTTACACAAGTGAATCCTCTTTAATCTGTTTAACATGGCTGGGAGAAAGTAAAACTGGAGGTGATGGGAATAAACAGGGAGGCGGGAGCCAGAGAGGAGCAGATAGTATTTTAGAACTGGGTGGGTGATGTGACCACTGCTTTTCCATTACAGTCATGAGCCTGGGGGTAGACAACTGAAACACCAATTTCCCCATACTTTCCACTCGCTGAGTACATCAAACCTGTCAATAATTATGGAGCAGGCTACCCTGTCTACTGCTGTGCACTGTGAGCCTGAGGCTGGTGTAAtacaggacagagagggagtgtATGTTTTCATATTACTCTGGGCACTACTCTATCATATTGTCTTTCTTCTTACCTTTATTTTTCCCCCAAATTCTCCAGTATAGTTTTGGTATAGAAGATATTCAACTGTGTGTGCACAATTCAGcaacaggaaaagaaacatgtgcacaagctggaaacaaaacacagaacaatgagtttaagTTTTCCACTTCACTAAAGCTGATATGTTGGTAGTTCATTCTCTATACAATGCCACACTttactacatacagtataagcACGGATGGATGACTGAATAAGCCTAgcgggcacaggcccaggggccaaaAATGACAGGGCCCCCCTGgacttcatctgcaaaatgccACTCAAATTAACAACTACAGACCAGGAAGGCACTCAAATGACCACCAAAAGACAACAAAGGGaggcaaagagacacaaaataactacgagtatggaaacaaacaaacaaataaacaaaaaaacaacaaccacaaagtgatacaaaatgaccaaaaatgtcacaaatttatcttaaagagacacaaaatacctcaataagacacaacattacctcaaagacacacaaaatgccctcgaagagacacaaaatgaccacaataaaacacatgacctcaaagagacacaaaaatacctcaaaGAGTAACAAAATAACCTCAGAGTGACAAAATTGCCTTAGTAACACagaaaatgaccataaagagacacaaaattaccttaaaaagacacaaaattacctgaaaGAGTCACAAAATTACCTTAGTAACACAGAAAATGAccctaaagagacacaaatttacatcagagacacaaaattaccttaaaaagacacaaaattaccttaaagagtcacaaaattacctcaaagagacacaaaattacctcaatagaacaaaaacattacctcagagagacacaaaattactttaaagaatcataaaattaccttaaagagacacaaaatacctgagacacaaaatgaccttaaagagacacaaaattgcctTGCTAAGACACAACATTGCCTCAGTGAAGCACAACAttaaagagtcacaaaatgaccttaGTAACACAGAAAATTAccctaaagagacacaaaattatcttaaagagacacaaaattaccttaaagagtcacaaaatgaccttaGTAACACAGAAAATCAccctaaagagacacaaaattaccttaacGAGTCAcacaattacctcaaagagacacaaaaatacctcagagacacaaaattatcttaaagagacagaaaaattacctcaatagaacaaaaacattacctcaaagagacacaaaattactttagAGTCAtaaaatgaccttaaagagacacaaaattacctcaatagaacaaaaacattacctcaaagagacacaaaattattttaaagagtcataaaatgaccttaaagagacacaaaatacctcaaagagacacaaaatgacctcaatagaacaaaaacattacctcaaagagacacaaaattacctcaatagaacaaaaacattaccttaaagagacacaaaattacctcaatagAACAAAAAcgttacctcaaagagacacaaaattactttaaagagtcataaaatgacatcaaagagacacaaaattacctcaatagaacaaaaacattacctcaaagagacacaaaattacctcaatagaacaaaaacattacctcaaagagacacaaaattactttaaagagtcataaaatgacctcaaagagacacaaaattactttaaagagtcataaaatgacatcaaagagacacaaaattacctcaatagaacaaaaacattacctcaaagagacacaaaattacctcaatagaacaaaaacattacctcaaagagacacaaaattacctcaaaaagtaacaaaattaCCTTACAGAGACACAAACGTATCTCAGAGTTACACaaatacctcaaagagacacaaaattatctcagagacacaaaattacctcactAACACAGAAAATTACCTCATTACTGTAAGACACAAATGACCGCAAAAACAACACACCAAACACCCTAGAGAAGACACAGAATgacaaaaaggcacaaaataaccacaaagagaggGACTCTGAAAAGTCcagattttactttatttatttcatttaactgACGACAGAACATTTATTATCAGCATTAAAATATGCAGTATGTGACAGAGTCACAGTGGGGTCTTATGTCACCCGAGTGTTCATTACAAGTCGTCAGAGTGCTGTGACAtgtgtgacatatgtcacacaTGTGTGTGACATAAGAATGAGTGCGGTACTGAGCATGCTGTTTAAGTCACTTAATCCTGTTATCGCACTGCAATGATATGTGCGGTCCTACaatgttgtaaatgtgtgtgcagaaagTCTTATAACACCTTGTTTGCATGACAATTTAACATGCCAATAATGTATTAACGGCAATGTAAAAACTAGACACATAagcactttatttatatattttttggcttTAAGTTTTCAGCTTTCGGTGTGGAGGAAAGTCTCAAGATGAAATTTACACTTGAACATGAGAACAATCTTCACAGACTGAGAGATTAAACATGCTGAGACCTGAGTCCCAAAGAAGAGGACTAATCTGGCTGAGCACTGTTATGACACATCCATGCTGCCTTGTCATGTAACCTTAGATCAAGATTACAGTAATCTGTTGTTCCTCCAGAGATGGGAGCCAGTTAAGGACACACCTGAGCACAAGCAACCAAGAACATGAAACAGTACATTCTCTTCATAGATCCCACGATGAGTCTTCCATGCAAATTACCCACAATATTTTAGTTGCTGAAAAATACTTCAGTGGATTACAGATCCAAAGGGATTAGCCAAACTggcatatttatgttttttttttttaaagggacagttcactttaaaatcaaaaatacatgtttttccatttccctgtagagctgtttatcagtctagattgttctggtgtgagttgcagagtgttggagatatcagccgaagagatgtctgccttctctccgatataatggaactagatggcactcagcttgtggtgctcaaagtgctaaaaaaaattgattgacaaaaagtatgtattttttattctggggtgaactgtccctttaaatcctgCACAGTGTTGTGTAGAGGATCAGACTTGTGAATGAAGAGACTGGAGGCTGCAATGCCACTCACTGAAACCCTATTGATTACAGTGAATGcaatttgctttttcttttctgcgTGTGTGTCACAAATCTGCTCCATACTATCACAAAATACTTTCTGGAACTCAGATCAATAAACCAGAAAGTGAGAGctcaacaacaaacatctgAAGTTAATCTGATTAAATTATCTAACTGGACTAACCAGGTGTATTTACGTAGCTGCTCCGTGAAGACTGACACTTTCAAAGTACCTCACTTCTCAGCATTATGGGAGCACAAACACATCTCAGAGGTCAGAGGCGACCAAACATCAGTGGGAGCGAGCGACTAAAGCTAAGCCAGGCTGTGCTAACAATATCAGGCGCATTTTACAGTAATAACAGAGAGTCAGGAATAGATGGAAGATCAGACATCCTTATTGTAACCTCTGTCAGTTGTCCCCTTTCACCTCTGTAAAGCAACAGTATCAGCTGGGTCGTCACGTGAAATATGCAAGGTTATAATGTCTCGTCATGTGTTGTAGTTTAGTAGTGACATTAGttttacagctttttaaaacaagctcctctgtcAGTGTGGAATGAGTCATATTGAAGGCAACATTTTTGAAGTCTCTTCAATCATTAAACTGAAATGTACACATAATTCATTCTTAATGTTGTATAAATTAGGCAATAAAGTACCAAAATGCTGCAGTTTATTTTGGTacaaatccaaaaacagaatgaAACTATGTGATTTACAGCATGTCCTTGGATTAAAGAACACCTCATGAGGGAATAGTTTTCCTGTCAAAGGTCTGTGTTGCTCTTCATCACTCAGTCGTCCCTCAAACCAGCTAAATACAGTTGACTTTGGAAACAGTTCAGCGCCGGTCACTGTTTGAGGACAGAGGGCCTCAGGCATAAATTGAGCAGTCAGGCTGCAGACAGACCAGCACAGGACTCTGAACTGGGACAGAGAGGAGACTGaacttgacacacacacacacgcgcacacacacacacacacacacacacacagatgctcaAAATCATATGATAAATCCACATTGATCAGGATAAAATGAAGAGAGTTGGGGTTGGAAAACttgcacaaaatgaaaaggaaatatcCTTCACTATTGGAAActagcatattttttttatgattttccaCAAAGtatataaacaaaaacagacagtgtACGTGCAGAGTTATGCATACAGCAGGTTTTGTTCAGCTGGTCATTCCTGTACAAGAGTGGTCGATAGAGAGAGTCAGCAACACTGACACCTAGCGGCTGCAGTCAACCTGCACACAGACAAATTAATACTGTGTTTTTCAGGATTCAAAAACATGATAACTTTGTCACGATTTTTAATGAAATCATATTAAAATCATCATAaatttgctgttttctgtcGTTCCTATAAAGTTGTGGAATTTTTGCAACACACATAAACCCCAAACTGGCCTTTAAACCACCTTACATGTACAGCAGGGATTCAAACAAATAATCTGTGTCCAGAGAATAAATTATTATTAGGAAAATCAtataaagagagaaaatataacAGATTATTTAGCATCATCGGTCATGTTTGTGAAGCAGAAGCACGAGAATGGTGATTTATTGTTGACAGTATCTGATGAGCCTCCTGGTTCACTCTTGGTCATAAATGTGGTGGCAAAATAATAGTAGGTTGCATAGACTTTTATCAGCAGCTGTAATGCATTCATGATGAGGGTTGCTTA is part of the Epinephelus moara isolate mb chromosome 10, YSFRI_EMoa_1.0, whole genome shotgun sequence genome and harbors:
- the lnp1 gene encoding leukemia NUP98 fusion partner 1; the protein is MSLRLLPAFVVDNDDDDDGNFTKWMSSYWGHGAEGGHSRDRKRSFRRATKTQGDRRASLPTVSQLDAMKLNRLHTATMAPSPSHIKTREEKGEVRPHQRARRASSDENSRSKSGIPENRITTIPELTESFEKRLFLRDKRTMSLIEDDKLCLICHEDMKKNGGVQELHCTHRFHKEAARRSEQCRPSSGSETAAGQVRRLSDERRKSADGPICMEKEQHTLRRQLSLRRHR